A genomic window from Sandaracinaceae bacterium includes:
- a CDS encoding PilZ domain-containing protein has protein sequence MGIERRRTPRVRASLEVQVGGVENRATLRHGDLSLTGLFVDANLAVDPGAVHALKIRTRDKEMRVEVPGRVVRVLKSDDLLEGTVVSGVAFEFLFYEAGKREEIAAMLLHVTRGELGSGEVETGHALTARLSKEDGSSEDARVDAVSLGGLSIETDWQLRKGETIRVELPTPEGGSVKVEGCAVRSRRSKSGTFRTRIELSSQTLPEGVDRSVHGVHDALTKVVEAAVAPTSEITPTRKEHLSGDLAMLGVPSLLSLAGLEQMTGVLRVGGAEGDGIEVFLQDGRVVDAMDGSGAAPRAVLAELCRRGQGSFALTLEPVDRPDRLGASTTALLLDLAREEDEATRVVA, from the coding sequence ATGGGCATCGAACGGCGGCGCACCCCGCGCGTCCGCGCTTCCCTCGAAGTGCAGGTGGGCGGGGTGGAGAATCGCGCGACGCTTCGCCACGGCGATCTGAGCCTCACCGGGCTCTTCGTCGACGCGAACCTCGCGGTGGATCCGGGGGCGGTACACGCGCTCAAGATCCGCACGCGCGACAAGGAGATGCGGGTCGAGGTCCCGGGTCGCGTGGTGCGCGTGCTCAAGAGCGACGATCTGCTCGAGGGCACCGTCGTCAGCGGCGTCGCCTTCGAGTTCCTCTTCTACGAGGCCGGCAAGCGAGAGGAGATCGCCGCGATGCTCCTCCACGTCACCCGCGGCGAGCTCGGCAGCGGCGAGGTCGAGACGGGGCACGCGCTCACCGCGAGGCTCTCCAAGGAGGACGGCTCGAGCGAGGACGCGCGGGTCGACGCGGTCAGCCTCGGCGGGCTCTCCATCGAGACCGACTGGCAGCTCCGCAAGGGCGAGACGATCCGCGTCGAGCTGCCGACGCCGGAGGGCGGCAGCGTGAAGGTCGAGGGCTGCGCGGTGCGATCGCGGCGAAGCAAGAGCGGGACCTTCCGGACCCGGATCGAGCTGTCGTCGCAGACGCTGCCGGAGGGCGTGGACCGCTCGGTGCACGGGGTGCACGACGCGCTCACCAAGGTGGTCGAGGCGGCCGTGGCGCCGACCTCGGAGATCACGCCGACCCGCAAGGAGCACCTGAGCGGCGACCTCGCGATGCTCGGCGTGCCGAGCCTCCTGTCGCTCGCGGGCCTCGAGCAGATGACCGGCGTGCTCCGGGTGGGCGGCGCGGAGGGGGACGGGATCGAGGTCTTCCTCCAGGACGGTCGGGTCGTCGACGCGATGGACGGCTCCGGGGCGGCGCCCCGGGCGGTGCTGGCGGAGCTCTGCCGCCGCGGCCAGGGCAGCTTCGCCCTGACCCTCGAGCCGGTGGACCGCCCCGATCGCCTCGGCGCGTCCACGACCGCGCTGCTCCTCGATCTCGCGCGCGAGGAAGACGAGGCGACGCGCGTGGTCGCCTGA
- a CDS encoding alpha/beta hydrolase, producing MLRFERHGAGRRLVLLPGAACGPGVWEPLVEALAPRFAVEVGVVAGFGAEPPDAATSWGGLRSAVIAHLAEGPPAILVGHSLGGTLALDAALAHPVDGVVLIESGPALGPLVYRTDDRDAQRARAAEMVALADAGDAFVELLVASMRPMFTDPESFAAVAREAGLSEPRVVAELLAALVEVDLRDALSRLSAPVLHLVGADGGRERVAAFRAQTPDAELLLVPGSRHFPMVERPELTAAQIDDWIGRSLSKPPDRGL from the coding sequence GTGCTTCGATTCGAACGCCACGGGGCTGGCCGACGCCTGGTGCTCTTGCCCGGCGCGGCGTGTGGGCCGGGGGTGTGGGAGCCGCTGGTCGAGGCGCTCGCGCCACGCTTCGCGGTCGAGGTCGGGGTGGTCGCGGGCTTCGGGGCCGAGCCGCCCGACGCCGCCACGAGCTGGGGTGGGCTCCGGTCCGCGGTGATCGCGCACCTCGCGGAGGGGCCGCCCGCGATCCTGGTCGGGCACAGCCTCGGTGGGACCCTCGCGCTCGACGCCGCCCTCGCGCACCCGGTCGACGGCGTCGTCCTCATCGAGTCGGGCCCGGCGCTCGGCCCGCTCGTCTACCGGACGGACGACCGCGACGCGCAGCGCGCCCGGGCGGCGGAGATGGTCGCGCTCGCGGACGCGGGGGACGCCTTCGTCGAGCTGCTCGTCGCGTCCATGCGCCCGATGTTCACCGATCCCGAGTCGTTCGCCGCCGTGGCCCGGGAGGCGGGCCTGTCGGAGCCGCGCGTGGTGGCGGAGCTGCTCGCGGCCCTGGTCGAGGTGGACCTCCGAGACGCGCTGAGCCGGCTGTCCGCGCCGGTGCTCCACCTGGTGGGCGCCGACGGGGGACGCGAGCGCGTGGCCGCGTTCCGGGCGCAGACGCCGGACGCCGAGCTCCTCCTGGTCCCCGGCTCTCGGCACTTCCCGATGGTCGAGCGCCCCGAGCTCACGGCCGCGCAGATCGACGACTGGATCGGTCGAAGCCTGTCCAAGCCCCCCGATCGGGGGCTATGA
- a CDS encoding FAD-binding oxidoreductase, giving the protein MASPLVLLTKRLARADRMRRRAVDVRDAELARLMRPIRKKPSKGKAGVARIRERRLLTESLLRLKLDRPAGFDFVPGQHLKLEVGGMSRKYTLCSAPHEPWLELFIERQPGGAFTPKLLALPVGAEVGIQSARGSFALSSRHRVHVMVATVTGVAPFVSMIRDARQRGDDAAFHVLHGASYRDELGYAEELGRTATYVPTVSRPTEPRNAGWTGATGRVHERLAAYLAEHDLGPDRAMIYACGNPGMVKAVRAEASRLGYAVRDEDYG; this is encoded by the coding sequence GTGGCCTCTCCGCTCGTGCTCCTGACCAAGCGCCTCGCGCGCGCCGACCGCATGCGTCGGCGCGCGGTGGACGTGCGCGACGCGGAGCTCGCGCGGCTCATGCGCCCGATCCGGAAGAAGCCGTCCAAGGGGAAGGCTGGCGTGGCGCGGATCCGGGAGCGGCGGCTCCTGACCGAGTCGCTCCTGCGGCTGAAGCTCGACCGCCCCGCGGGCTTCGACTTCGTCCCCGGCCAGCACCTGAAGCTCGAGGTGGGCGGGATGAGCCGCAAGTACACCCTCTGCTCGGCGCCGCACGAGCCCTGGCTCGAGCTCTTCATCGAGCGGCAGCCCGGCGGAGCCTTCACCCCGAAGCTGCTCGCCTTGCCCGTCGGAGCCGAGGTCGGGATCCAGTCGGCGCGCGGCTCCTTCGCGCTCTCGTCGCGCCACCGCGTGCACGTGATGGTGGCCACCGTGACCGGCGTCGCGCCGTTCGTGAGCATGATCCGGGACGCGCGTCAGCGCGGCGACGACGCGGCCTTCCACGTGCTGCACGGCGCGAGCTATCGAGACGAGCTGGGCTACGCCGAGGAGCTCGGCCGGACCGCGACCTACGTGCCCACGGTGAGCCGACCGACCGAGCCGCGCAACGCCGGGTGGACGGGAGCGACGGGCCGCGTGCACGAGCGGCTGGCCGCCTACCTCGCGGAGCACGACCTCGGCCCGGACCGCGCGATGATCTACGCCTGCGGGAACCCCGGCATGGTGAAGGCGGTGCGCGCGGAGGCGTCGCGGCTCGGCTACGCGGTGCGCGACGAGGACTACGGTTGA
- a CDS encoding M1 family metallopeptidase, with translation MKRLSALVALALFACGTPEETSSETSAPTPAPVSAGDEQASSVPEGRLPTDVEPRRYALTLAIDPRRARFTGVAEIDVRLPRRMDRIFLHGEGLDVREVVVTPSGRDPIAAEWEVVSEERQLAAIVPSRAVGPGNVRVRVTYGADFDQTLEGLYRVEQGDTAYAFTQMEPLGARKAFPSFDEPSFKTPYDVTLVVPAEMTAIANARELNSEETTGGMRRVRFATTEPLPTYLVAFAVGPFDVVEGEAVAANDVRSRPVPLRGIAPRGQGEQLAHALEHTGAILTALETYFGIAYPYDKLDVLAVPDFAAGAMENPGAITFRDSLLLLGDDAPISQQRGFAYVMAHELAHQWFGNLVTTAWWDDLWLNEAFATWMETQIIQETFPEFEPQIAEMGVALGAMEADSLRSARQIRQPIESDHDIHNAFDRITYSKGNAMLAMFEQWLTPESFRRGVQAYLREHAGGNATAGDLIDALSAAAERDVRGPFESFLNQPGVPLVEVTPRCEDGAGSLALRQSRYLPLGSQASASRTWQIPFCARYRAGGEVRQVCEVVTEAEATVALEGGCADWVMPNAGGLGYYRWTLPAEALEALRTDGLGALNVREAMSFADSIEAGFAAGRIAFPDAMNALTPLVRREERALATAPMELTELAIDRLLESEADKERARVWAQRLYRPQRRRLGWDARRGEDPETALLRAEVLGFLARVANDPIVRRDAARRGRAYLGLGAGGEIQPDAVAPDLAVMAVSVAIQEGGEPVFAHAQSLLSQATDPIVRGNLLRGLSAARTDALGNRALALTLDEDATRVNEIFRPLMGQLQEAENRERTWAWLQEHYDALLARMGPGYAGYLPYAGTAFCDAGKAQALRAFFEPRVAATQGGPRNLESAVESVELCAARVEHARGDAAAFFR, from the coding sequence ATGAAGCGTCTGTCGGCTCTCGTGGCCCTCGCCCTCTTCGCCTGCGGTACCCCCGAAGAGACGTCCTCCGAAACCTCTGCGCCCACCCCCGCGCCCGTCAGCGCTGGAGACGAGCAAGCGTCCAGCGTGCCGGAGGGGCGGCTCCCCACGGACGTCGAGCCGAGGCGCTACGCGCTGACCCTCGCCATCGATCCGCGCCGCGCGCGCTTCACCGGCGTGGCCGAGATCGACGTGCGCCTGCCGCGCCGCATGGACCGCATCTTCCTGCACGGAGAGGGGCTCGACGTGCGCGAGGTCGTCGTGACGCCGAGCGGGCGGGACCCCATCGCCGCGGAGTGGGAGGTGGTGAGCGAGGAGCGCCAGCTCGCCGCGATCGTGCCGAGCCGCGCGGTCGGGCCCGGCAACGTGCGCGTCCGCGTGACCTACGGCGCCGACTTCGATCAGACGCTCGAGGGCCTCTACCGCGTCGAGCAAGGGGACACCGCGTACGCCTTCACGCAGATGGAGCCGCTCGGCGCGCGCAAGGCGTTCCCGTCCTTCGACGAGCCGTCGTTCAAGACCCCGTACGACGTCACGCTGGTCGTGCCGGCGGAGATGACCGCGATCGCGAACGCGCGCGAGCTCAACAGCGAGGAGACCACGGGCGGCATGCGCCGCGTCCGCTTCGCGACGACCGAGCCGCTGCCGACCTACCTGGTGGCGTTCGCGGTCGGCCCCTTCGACGTGGTCGAGGGCGAGGCGGTGGCGGCCAACGACGTGCGGAGCCGCCCGGTGCCGCTCCGCGGGATCGCGCCGCGCGGGCAGGGCGAGCAGCTCGCGCACGCGCTCGAGCACACCGGCGCCATCCTGACCGCGCTCGAGACCTACTTCGGCATCGCCTACCCGTACGACAAGCTGGACGTCCTCGCGGTGCCCGACTTCGCGGCCGGCGCGATGGAGAACCCGGGCGCGATCACCTTCCGCGACTCGCTGCTGTTGCTCGGCGACGACGCGCCGATCAGCCAGCAGCGCGGGTTCGCGTACGTCATGGCGCACGAGCTGGCGCACCAGTGGTTCGGCAACCTGGTGACCACCGCGTGGTGGGACGATCTCTGGCTCAACGAGGCCTTCGCGACCTGGATGGAGACGCAGATCATCCAGGAGACCTTCCCGGAGTTCGAGCCGCAGATCGCGGAGATGGGCGTGGCGCTCGGCGCGATGGAGGCGGACAGCCTGCGCAGCGCGCGTCAGATCCGTCAGCCCATCGAGAGCGACCACGACATTCACAACGCGTTCGATCGCATCACCTACAGCAAGGGCAACGCGATGCTCGCGATGTTCGAGCAGTGGCTGACCCCCGAGAGCTTCCGGCGAGGCGTGCAGGCATATTTGCGTGAGCACGCCGGCGGCAACGCGACCGCGGGCGACCTCATCGACGCGCTGAGCGCGGCGGCGGAGCGAGACGTGCGCGGGCCGTTCGAGAGCTTCCTGAACCAGCCGGGCGTGCCGCTCGTGGAGGTGACGCCGCGCTGTGAGGACGGGGCCGGCTCGCTCGCGCTGAGGCAGAGCCGCTATCTCCCGCTCGGCAGCCAGGCCAGCGCGTCGCGCACCTGGCAGATCCCCTTCTGCGCGCGCTACCGCGCGGGCGGCGAGGTGCGGCAGGTCTGCGAGGTCGTGACCGAAGCGGAGGCGACCGTCGCGCTCGAGGGCGGCTGCGCGGACTGGGTGATGCCCAACGCGGGCGGGCTCGGCTACTACCGTTGGACCCTCCCCGCCGAGGCGCTCGAGGCGCTCCGGACCGATGGCCTCGGAGCGCTGAACGTGCGGGAGGCGATGAGCTTCGCCGACAGCATCGAGGCCGGGTTCGCGGCGGGGCGCATCGCCTTCCCGGACGCGATGAACGCGCTGACGCCGCTCGTCCGGCGTGAGGAGCGCGCGCTGGCCACCGCGCCGATGGAGCTGACGGAGCTGGCGATCGACCGGCTGCTCGAGAGCGAGGCGGACAAGGAGCGCGCGCGGGTGTGGGCGCAGCGCCTCTACCGCCCACAGCGGCGGCGGCTGGGCTGGGACGCGCGCCGCGGAGAGGATCCGGAGACGGCGCTCTTGCGGGCCGAGGTGCTGGGCTTCCTCGCGCGCGTCGCGAACGACCCGATCGTGCGGCGCGACGCGGCCCGGCGCGGGCGCGCCTACCTCGGCCTCGGAGCGGGGGGTGAGATCCAGCCGGACGCCGTCGCGCCCGACCTCGCGGTCATGGCCGTCAGCGTCGCGATCCAGGAGGGCGGCGAGCCGGTCTTCGCGCACGCGCAGTCTCTCCTGAGCCAGGCGACCGATCCCATCGTGCGCGGGAACCTGCTGCGAGGACTGAGCGCCGCGCGCACCGACGCGCTCGGCAACCGCGCGCTCGCCCTCACGCTCGACGAGGACGCCACCCGCGTCAACGAGATCTTCCGGCCGCTGATGGGGCAGCTCCAGGAGGCGGAGAACCGTGAGCGCACCTGGGCCTGGCTCCAGGAGCACTACGACGCGCTCCTGGCGCGCATGGGTCCCGGCTACGCGGGCTACCTGCCGTACGCGGGCACGGCCTTCTGCGACGCGGGCAAGGCCCAGGCGCTGCGCGCATTCTTCGAGCCGCGCGTGGCCGCCACCCAGGGCGGGCCGCGCAACCTGGAGTCGGCGGTGGAGAGCGTGGAGCTGTGCGCGGCGCGGGTCGAGCACGCCCGCGGCGACGCGGCCGCCTTCTTCAGGTAG
- a CDS encoding creatininase family protein encodes MPVIFLHEIPHHDARRLLESGAPVYLGFNPVEYHGPHLPLACDRLIGDGVLGMFSARMARRFPDWPVLVARSVDCGVEPTSGRGSRRQRYRDVRRIVRESCRALLELGAQRIVLHSFHGSGLHNLALEDGVQLVRAEGKQAIAPFHIVLREMMDLDAERYAPAFAHIEDPEERAAMIAGLSMDFHAGFFETSLAMHFAGDAVSSRHVELPPCPPFGRDGLLSFLSNLTDAIGHPNAAREMSFAADAMGWPKLRPFPGYTGRPHRARAASGAFFAEQIVERYEDAAVAVFERGEDPPAPVMEWLRPLSGWGSLEATKIDVRHVSHDYPGPG; translated from the coding sequence GTGCCCGTGATCTTCCTGCACGAGATCCCGCACCACGACGCGCGTCGGCTCCTCGAGAGCGGCGCGCCGGTCTACCTCGGGTTCAACCCGGTCGAGTACCACGGGCCCCACCTGCCGCTCGCCTGCGACCGCCTCATCGGCGACGGCGTGCTGGGCATGTTCTCGGCCCGCATGGCTCGGCGCTTCCCCGACTGGCCCGTGCTCGTCGCCCGCTCCGTGGACTGCGGGGTCGAGCCCACGAGCGGGCGCGGCTCGCGCCGCCAGCGATACCGCGACGTGCGGCGCATCGTGCGCGAGAGCTGCCGGGCGCTGCTCGAGCTGGGCGCGCAGCGGATCGTGCTCCACAGCTTCCACGGCTCGGGGCTGCACAACCTGGCGCTCGAGGACGGGGTGCAGCTCGTGCGCGCCGAGGGCAAGCAGGCCATCGCGCCGTTCCACATCGTGCTGCGCGAGATGATGGACCTGGACGCGGAGCGATACGCGCCCGCGTTCGCGCACATCGAGGATCCCGAGGAGCGCGCGGCGATGATCGCGGGGCTCTCGATGGACTTTCACGCGGGCTTCTTCGAGACCTCGCTCGCGATGCACTTCGCCGGCGACGCGGTCTCGTCGCGCCACGTCGAGCTGCCGCCCTGCCCTCCCTTCGGCCGCGACGGGCTCCTCTCGTTCCTCTCCAACCTCACCGACGCGATCGGGCACCCGAACGCGGCGCGCGAGATGTCGTTCGCCGCGGACGCGATGGGCTGGCCCAAGCTCCGGCCCTTCCCCGGCTACACCGGCCGGCCGCACCGCGCGCGCGCCGCGTCGGGCGCCTTCTTCGCGGAGCAGATCGTCGAGCGCTACGAGGACGCGGCGGTCGCGGTGTTCGAGCGGGGAGAGGATCCGCCCGCCCCCGTCATGGAGTGGCTGCGCCCGCTGAGCGGCTGGGGCAGCCTCGAGGCGACGAAGATCGACGTGCGCCACGTCAGCCACGACTACCCCGGCCCTGGATAG
- a CDS encoding DUF3105 domain-containing protein yields the protein MRWIPLLFLAACASPTDGGRLDERVETPDAPPIAPFDACTVTTYRVPAESANHVAACSALDFPETPPAGGDHYGQWAAFGAYDAPVPWGFLVHSMEHGGVVLAHDCEGDCPEVEAAFAAIASERVDPLCRGDAPSRIITAPAELDHPVVALAWEHVYVATCLDEASLRAFVDAHYGNAPEDLCAPGVDLSAEGWCP from the coding sequence ATGCGATGGATCCCCCTGCTCTTCCTCGCGGCGTGCGCGTCGCCCACCGACGGCGGCCGCCTCGACGAGCGCGTCGAGACACCGGACGCGCCGCCGATCGCGCCCTTCGACGCCTGCACGGTCACCACCTATCGGGTGCCGGCGGAGTCGGCGAACCACGTCGCGGCGTGCAGCGCGCTCGACTTCCCGGAGACGCCCCCGGCCGGCGGCGATCACTACGGGCAGTGGGCGGCGTTCGGCGCCTACGACGCGCCCGTGCCCTGGGGCTTCCTCGTGCACTCGATGGAGCACGGCGGCGTGGTGCTCGCGCACGACTGCGAGGGCGACTGCCCCGAGGTCGAGGCGGCGTTCGCGGCCATCGCGAGCGAGCGCGTCGACCCGCTGTGCCGCGGGGACGCGCCGAGCCGGATCATCACGGCCCCGGCCGAGCTCGACCACCCCGTGGTGGCGCTCGCCTGGGAGCACGTCTACGTCGCAACCTGTCTGGACGAAGCCTCGCTGCGCGCCTTCGTCGACGCGCACTACGGGAACGCGCCGGAGGATCTGTGCGCGCCCGGCGTGGATCTGTCGGCCGAGGGCTGGTGCCCGTGA
- the tsaA gene encoding tRNA (N6-threonylcarbamoyladenosine(37)-N6)-methyltransferase TrmO: protein MPRTPPPRSYTRDAAFPTALSVTPIGVIHSPHEERHGTPRQAALPADPSIRPEEAARLELFEDVLPPEAVRDLEGFDYVWILAWLHLNDGWNPTVIPPRGPRERRSLLATRAPHRPNPIGLSAARVTAIEGRVVHLERVDLLDGTPVIDVKPYIPAVDAFPDARAGWLDAL from the coding sequence ATGCCGCGCACGCCACCGCCCCGGAGCTACACGCGAGACGCCGCCTTCCCCACCGCGCTGTCCGTGACGCCGATCGGCGTGATCCACTCCCCGCACGAGGAGCGCCACGGCACCCCCCGCCAGGCCGCGCTCCCCGCGGACCCCTCGATCCGGCCCGAGGAGGCGGCGCGGCTCGAGCTGTTCGAGGACGTGCTGCCCCCCGAGGCGGTGCGGGATCTCGAGGGCTTCGACTACGTCTGGATCCTCGCCTGGCTGCACCTCAACGACGGCTGGAACCCCACGGTGATCCCGCCGCGCGGCCCGCGTGAGAGGCGCAGCCTGCTCGCCACGCGCGCGCCGCACCGCCCGAACCCCATCGGCCTGAGCGCGGCGCGGGTCACCGCCATCGAGGGGCGCGTCGTGCACCTCGAGCGCGTCGACCTGCTCGACGGCACGCCGGTGATCGACGTCAAGCCGTACATCCCCGCCGTCGACGCCTTCCCCGACGCGCGCGCGGGCTGGCTCGACGCGCTCTGA
- a CDS encoding sigma 54-interacting transcriptional regulator: MQRLPAQDRELFELVSRAAFVNPFGDERDALDIRIAQTEGDDPDLLNRLVRRIEGRLSALEEKGDLTPDAFPHDDWRLLEHAILFEAFHRFAERLDALIEEQLAAGEEPVEIDIAAAVLSRLTSRGLDRAHACRMLAFIWQLRRAYYFIASGLTGVSPSMRRLREAIWNDVFTHDLERYERTLHDRLEDFSVILRGETGTGKGAAAAAIGRSGFVPFDEDRGRFASSFTELFVPINLSQFPESLIESELFGHKKGAFTGAVDTHAGVFSRCSENGAIFLDEIGEVSVPVQIKLLRVLQERVFSPVGGHEERRFEGRVIAATHRDLDEARAERRFRDDFYYRLCSDEIEVPPLRVRLAEEPRELDVLLNALVERIVGGPDAEVVEMVRASIGRDLPDGYAWPGNVRELEQVVRRVLLTGRCAPAAAPRRGDDFLDAVQGGQLTAKALTERYCALLHGRLGTYEEVARVTGLDRRTVRKYVVAAGES, encoded by the coding sequence ATGCAGAGGCTGCCGGCGCAGGATCGTGAGCTGTTCGAGCTCGTCTCTCGGGCCGCGTTCGTCAACCCGTTCGGCGACGAGCGGGACGCGCTGGACATCCGGATCGCGCAGACCGAAGGGGACGACCCCGACCTCCTGAACCGCCTGGTGCGCCGGATCGAGGGGCGACTCTCGGCGCTCGAGGAGAAGGGCGACCTGACCCCCGACGCGTTCCCGCACGACGACTGGCGGCTCCTCGAGCACGCGATCCTGTTCGAGGCCTTTCACCGCTTCGCCGAGCGGCTCGACGCGCTCATCGAGGAGCAGCTCGCGGCGGGGGAGGAGCCGGTCGAGATCGACATCGCCGCCGCGGTGCTCAGCCGGCTCACCTCCCGCGGGCTCGACCGGGCCCACGCCTGCCGCATGCTCGCCTTCATCTGGCAGCTCCGGCGCGCCTACTACTTCATCGCGAGCGGGCTCACCGGCGTCAGCCCCTCCATGCGGCGGCTGCGCGAGGCGATCTGGAACGACGTCTTCACGCACGACCTCGAGCGCTACGAGCGCACGCTGCACGATCGGCTCGAGGACTTCTCGGTGATCCTCCGCGGCGAGACGGGCACGGGCAAGGGCGCGGCGGCGGCGGCGATCGGCCGCTCGGGCTTCGTGCCGTTCGACGAGGACCGCGGCCGCTTCGCCAGCTCCTTCACCGAGCTGTTCGTCCCGATCAACCTCAGCCAGTTCCCGGAGTCGCTGATCGAGTCCGAGCTCTTCGGCCACAAGAAGGGCGCGTTCACCGGCGCGGTCGACACGCACGCGGGCGTCTTCAGCCGCTGCTCGGAGAACGGCGCCATCTTCCTCGACGAGATCGGCGAGGTCTCCGTGCCCGTCCAGATCAAGCTCCTGCGCGTCCTGCAGGAGCGGGTGTTCTCGCCCGTCGGCGGGCACGAGGAGCGGCGCTTCGAGGGGCGGGTGATCGCCGCGACCCACCGCGATCTCGACGAGGCGCGGGCCGAGCGCCGCTTCCGCGACGACTTCTACTACCGGCTCTGCTCGGACGAGATCGAGGTGCCCCCGCTGCGCGTGCGCCTGGCCGAGGAGCCGCGCGAGCTGGACGTGCTCCTGAACGCGCTGGTCGAGCGCATCGTCGGCGGGCCCGACGCGGAGGTGGTCGAGATGGTGCGCGCGTCGATCGGGCGGGACCTGCCGGACGGCTACGCCTGGCCCGGGAACGTGCGCGAGCTGGAGCAGGTCGTGCGGCGCGTGCTCCTCACCGGGCGCTGCGCCCCCGCCGCGGCGCCGCGGCGGGGCGACGACTTCCTCGACGCGGTCCAGGGCGGGCAGCTCACCGCGAAGGCGCTGACCGAGCGCTACTGCGCGCTCCTCCACGGGCGGCTCGGGACCTACGAGGAGGTCGCGCGCGTCACCGGGCTCGATCGCAGGACGGTGCGCAAGTACGTCGTGGCCGCGGGAGAGTCGTAG
- the cpaB gene encoding Flp pilus assembly protein CpaB, producing the protein MNRTLLIASGALIFAGMAVFYVYAQTYIQDETGGTRVRVVSAAVDIPFGEPIQPGWLTVKEIPQSYVEDRHLGQSELRQLIGQRLAQSVRYGEAILRTDLSTFSDQQRTLSGEIPQGKRAITLDVVRESSHGGLLRPGDRVDAIVTVGDRRVPNSGRSVVVAQNLLVLSVGRLVTWTYDDEDESQTRRQSGRSPVSLEVDLEDAQRLTLAGREGALCLVLRHGNDVSMLDRPPEVREENLFDRARRADWARRFALVERPEPPTEATQ; encoded by the coding sequence ATGAACCGGACCCTCCTCATCGCCTCGGGCGCGCTGATCTTCGCCGGGATGGCCGTCTTCTACGTCTACGCGCAGACGTACATCCAGGACGAGACCGGCGGGACGCGCGTGCGCGTGGTCTCGGCCGCGGTGGACATCCCGTTCGGCGAGCCGATCCAGCCGGGCTGGCTCACCGTCAAAGAGATCCCGCAGAGCTACGTGGAGGACCGGCACCTCGGCCAGTCGGAGCTGCGGCAGCTGATCGGGCAGCGGCTCGCGCAGTCGGTGCGCTACGGCGAGGCCATCCTGCGGACGGATCTCTCGACCTTCAGCGATCAGCAGCGCACGCTCAGCGGTGAGATCCCGCAGGGCAAGCGCGCGATCACGCTGGACGTCGTCCGTGAGTCGTCGCACGGCGGGCTGCTCCGGCCGGGGGATCGCGTCGACGCGATCGTGACCGTGGGCGACCGCCGCGTGCCCAACTCGGGCCGCTCGGTCGTGGTCGCGCAGAACCTGCTGGTGCTCTCCGTGGGTCGCCTGGTCACGTGGACGTACGACGACGAGGACGAGTCGCAGACGCGGCGCCAGAGCGGCCGCTCGCCCGTCAGCCTCGAGGTGGATCTCGAGGACGCGCAGCGCCTCACGCTCGCCGGGCGCGAGGGCGCGCTGTGCCTCGTGCTCCGGCACGGAAACGACGTCAGCATGCTCGACCGGCCGCCCGAGGTGCGCGAGGAGAACCTCTTCGACCGCGCGCGACGCGCGGACTGGGCGCGCCGCTTCGCCCTCGTGGAGCGACCCGAGCCGCCGACCGAAGCGACGCAGTGA
- a CDS encoding class I SAM-dependent methyltransferase: MRSSVATGVTQIAYGAQQLGMLVPATLAQRLLRAVGRRETPVPTKRELEILHGRLRALFETDLANVEAGMYPRKLLFSVPAWDYAKQLPQLFADMPRAWRRRAKEAWRDVPDEADPRSYPPYFRRTFHWQTDGYLSRRSAKLYDVGVEFLFAGTAGVMRRQIIPPITRFLNRSGGAKGKRLLDVACGTGRVLSQVHEAHPDLKLYGTDLSPFYVREAREVLAHVPDVSLAAENAEALPYADDLFDVVTSVYLFHELPKNARRRVFAEMLRVLKPGGLLVIEDSAQLAESAELAFFLERFPEDFHEPFYRDYLKDDLAAALEESGFEVEAVDSVFVAKVVTARAPAA, encoded by the coding sequence ATGCGCTCGAGCGTCGCGACCGGAGTCACCCAGATCGCTTACGGGGCGCAGCAGCTCGGCATGCTCGTCCCCGCCACCCTCGCGCAGCGCCTCCTCCGCGCGGTGGGGCGGCGCGAGACCCCGGTGCCCACCAAGCGCGAGCTGGAGATCCTGCATGGGCGGCTGCGGGCGCTCTTCGAGACGGACCTCGCCAACGTCGAGGCGGGCATGTATCCGCGCAAGCTCCTCTTCAGCGTGCCCGCCTGGGACTACGCCAAGCAGCTCCCCCAGCTCTTCGCGGACATGCCGCGCGCGTGGCGCCGCAGGGCCAAGGAGGCGTGGCGGGACGTGCCCGACGAGGCCGACCCGCGCAGCTACCCGCCGTACTTCCGGCGCACGTTCCACTGGCAGACCGACGGGTACCTGAGCCGGCGCTCGGCCAAGCTCTACGACGTCGGCGTGGAGTTCCTCTTCGCGGGCACCGCGGGCGTGATGCGGCGGCAGATCATCCCGCCGATCACCCGGTTCTTGAACCGCTCGGGCGGCGCGAAGGGCAAGCGGCTGCTGGACGTCGCGTGCGGCACCGGGCGCGTGCTCTCGCAGGTCCACGAGGCCCACCCGGACCTGAAGCTCTACGGGACCGATCTCTCGCCCTTCTACGTGCGCGAGGCGCGCGAGGTGCTCGCCCACGTCCCCGACGTCTCGCTCGCGGCGGAGAACGCGGAGGCGCTGCCCTACGCCGATGATCTCTTCGACGTGGTCACCAGCGTCTACCTCTTCCACGAGCTGCCCAAGAACGCGCGCCGTCGGGTCTTCGCCGAGATGCTGCGCGTCTTGAAGCCGGGTGGGCTGCTGGTCATCGAGGACTCGGCGCAGCTGGCCGAGTCGGCGGAGCTGGCGTTCTTCCTCGAGCGCTTCCCCGAGGACTTCCACGAGCCCTTCTATCGCGACTACCTGAAGGACGACCTCGCCGCCGCCCTCGAGGAGAGCGGCTTCGAGGTCGAGGCCGTCGATTCGGTCTTCGTCGCGAAGGTCGTCACGGCGCGCGCGCCGGCGGCCTGA